DNA sequence from the Alkaliphilus metalliredigens QYMF genome:
GCCAGGAATTTAAATCATAGTTCGTCTCAATAAATCCTAAAACTTCAAGGGTTTTTTCATAGTCCTGTAGATTGCTATAGGAAATATCTGCAATACGATCTAAAGAGGAAGGATTTTCTGTAAGGGCATAGAGCCTTTCATAGTAGTCCAAGGCTTTGTTGAAATCTGCATGGGGATAGGAAAACTCTTGGATGTTAAATGATATCCCATATAATTTCCCCAGCATAGCCAGAGCATAAGCATCCTCTGGGTCATAGGATAAATCTTCCTCGTAGGCATCTATTGCTCCCTGGTAATCCCTTGCTAGTATAAGCTCATCTCCATTTCTAAGGTCTCTTTCTTCAAAATGAAAATCCGTGTTTTGACTCCTTAGATAGCCTCTGGTGGAGGTTAATATGCTACCATTCTTATCATGGGCCCTTACTCCCCAAAAATATTTTCCACCGGGCTGGGCGAACCCAAACAAGGAGCTTGGGGTAGGACCCTCTGAATCATAGGACATCCCTGTTTGAGTATAGGTCAGTTCCTCAAGGGAAAGGATCGCTTCATTATTGTGGAACTTCTTGTCCGAATAGATTGTTGAAATCCAGCCTGATCCATCGGAGGAATAGCTACCCATCTCCAGGGTATAATAGGCTGCCCCCTCAAAGGGCTCCCATTTAAAATGAACTTGATCACCGATTATTTTTTCGTTATCTACTGGAGAAGTGGCCCTTAGGGTGTCAACCAAATTAAAGTCCCAGTGATAGTTTTGATTTTCATCGATATATATTGTGGACTCTGGAAAAAAGCCGCCCTCCAAAATCACATCTCCCACCTCATCTAAATCCAGAATAAAACCCAGACTATATCTTCCTGGAGGAAGCTTACCAAAGGAAAAGTTCCCACTACTGTCGGTTATAGACCAAATAGAATCCTCATAATGGCCTCCAAATATCACTCCCCTAGAGGGATCATTCTGTTCCTGAAGGAAAAACTGTATGGAAGCTAGGGCAGAATCCATAAGGGTTAAGGATCCTGTGATTTTTCCATACTGTAAGGGCTTATCCCCTAGGGAGGCAATTCTTCTAAGGATGACTTCCCGCTGGTTATCATAATAGCTTCTTTCTGAAATTGCGTCATTGCCTTCCTGCTGTGCAAACTCCGCTTCCCTTTGCCTGCCTTCCTCAATGAGATCCAATAGCTTAAGGTAGTATTCCTCAGCCTGTTCTTGATTTCCTAAAAGAGCGTGGAGCTCTGCCATGGATTGGTATAGACGTTGATCGAATGAATAATCCCTTTCCTCCAGGAGATAATTTGAAAACCTTAAGGCCTCATTATAGAGTCCCTGGCTCTTCAAAATCTGAGTAGCGCCTAGGGCTACGGAGGAATCATAGTAGTTTGTTCTGGGGATGGCATTTATGGTTTCGTAGTGACTTACCATGATTTCAAAGGCCTCATCCACTCTCCCCTTAGACAGTAAATTTCTAATATTTTGTTTAGAGAGCTGGGTTTGTGCGCTTCGACCCTGCCAGGTTTGGGGGAATCTCTCCACCAATTTTTCGTAATATTCTTGGCTTTCCTTAGATAGTTCAACAGTCATACCCTGAACGCTCCCTGTGCCGGCGGAGGAAATCATTAGGAGGCTATTGGTGTCGGATATTTCAGCGAGCCTTTCCAATGCGGTGGCAGTTTCGGCACGATTTGGAAAGAAACGATCTAGACGATCATAATAGATTTTGGCTGCCATAGGCTCTCCATTTTGGTTATATCGTTCCCCCATATACAGGATGATAGAGGGAATGAAGGTATAGGTTAGGAGTAAAAGGGCAAGGGAAATACCGATTCCAGCCAATACATGTTTAACTTTAATACGAATGATTTTTTTCATAGTATGACCTCCCAGTAATTTAGACTTGATTCCATAGGGCTAATATACTCCCATGAATTTAGGATTTTATACTAGCGATAGGAATCGCTGGTATAAATGCTTCCGTTGGTGTTCTTCAGTTCTAAGATTTCATACTTTGGATGGGAGATTTCCCCGGGCAAAATAAAACTGTTCAAGGATACCGTAAGCAAAATGATAAAGCTAAGGGCAAGGACCGGAATCGTGGCAAGGGGAATACGGATTTCCCGCTCTAAAAAGGTCTCCATTCTAGATGGCGGTTGTTGTCCCTTGGGGAGAGCTAAAAGCTGATCCTTGAAAGAAGTACTTAATTCCAGGGGATCTAAGCCCTCATTAAAAAGGGTGGTAATTTCATGCTCCAACTGTTTATCTGTATAATTTTTATTTTCCTTCATCTAATCCGCCTCCCTTTCTAAAAGTAGTTTTTTCATATGCTCCCTACCCCTCTGGAGTCTAGACTTTATACCGGACTCACTGATATCCAATATTTCAGCGATTTCTTTGACTTTAGAATCTTGATAATAGTAAAGATAAAGAACCTCACGATATTTTATGGGAAGGGAGAGTAGTAGTTCCCTAATTTCCCTTTGTCTCTCTGTTATTTCCAAGGCCTCCTCCGGAAGTGGGGAGGAATCCTTAAGGATTATCTTCGATGTAGTAAAAATATTTTTTATTTTCCTTCGTCTGAGGATATTTTTTGAATTGTTTATGGCAACCCTGGTTAGCCAGGTGGTAACAGCGCTATCACCCCTGAACTTATCCATATTCCTATAGAGGGCTAGAAAGCTTTCCTGAACAACGTCCTCAGACATTTGGGAATCTCCTATGATCATAAAGGCCAGTCGAAAAAGCTTATCCCCATAGCCTTCAACCAATTCCCGGTATTCTTTATCATGCAATCTATCTCACCCTCCCTCTTCAACCTATTAGACACATAACTCAGATTATGGTCTCAAAAATTATAAATTTCATATGAATAAATTTATTATAGCATAAAAGGAACCAAGTGAAGGAAGCCACAACTAAGGGGACGGCTCATCAGTGATGAAAAAAAGAAAGCCAACAGCTTTGTCTTTTTATTTTGCCTGTACTTTCACCTAGAAACATATTAATATGTAAAATGAGAAGGGATTTTGCATACTTTCAAGGAATATTTAGATAAATGAAGTCCTTTTGCATATTAACCAGGACAGAGTAAAAATCATTAGAAAAAAAGCTGTTGGAGGTTCATCCAATGAAATTATTTGAGATTGTACCAGATAAATTTTTTAGTATTCTTTCATCGAAAAATAAAGAAATCTATAGTGATTGTTTGTTTATACTATTTAACCAATATACAGGAAACACATCCTTTGGTATAGATAGAGAAATTGTGGTGCATGTTTTGACAGATTATTTTGAGGAGCTGGGGGAAGTAGAGCTCTTTCAGGATGAGGATGTGACTGTGAAATCTGCTCGAGAAGAGGCTAACTTCATCATTAGAAAGCTTGATGAGTGTGGGTGGATAGATATTGAGACCACCACCAGCTATAAGCAAATCATTAACCTGACGGATTATACTGTTATGATGCTTGAAACATTAGAAAAGATTGTTAAGAATGAACAACTTGAGTACCAGGGCTATGTCTATACCATTTATTCTATATTATTTGGCAACGACAATGATCAGTATAATGTGATCCTGGATCAGGTTCATGAAAATACCATGAAGCTGATGAATGGGCTTAAAACCTTAAACGCCAACATCAAAAAATACATTGGTAGAATCACAGAGCAAAAAACCTCTGAGGAGATTATGAAGCTTCATTTTGAAGGCTATACCCAGGATATTATTGATAAAGGGTACCATCGATTGAAGACCTCGGATAATGTGAGTAAGTTTAGGCCTAAAATTCTTGAAAAGCTTGAAATTATTAAGCGAGACAAGGCCTATTTAGAGCGGGCCAGTCAACAAGAGGTTGACATCGAAAAGGCAGAGAGTCTAGAGGCTGCCAAGGAAAAAATAATGGGTCAATTGAATGGCATTATCTATGTTTTTGAAAATATGGATGAAACCATTGGTGAGATTGACAGGAAAAACACCCAATATATTAGGGCCTCCTTAACCAGGGTGAAGTATCTTTTAAATAGTTCCAAGGATATAGAGGGACAGATAAACGAAATCCTTAAATATGTGGTGGAGCGGATTGAAAGTGGTGAGATTGACCTAAAAAATGATCGCATCGATGAAATCGACAGCCTTTTTCGGTTTTATCCCCAGAGCTTCATAGACAATAAATCCCTGTACATAGCCACAGAAGGGAAAAAGGATTTTCAGTCACAAAAGCTGGATGAAGATCAAGTCATGAGACAAGAGGAAAGAGAAAGACGAATTAACGAAATTAAGGAAAAGAAGAAAAAGAGCTTAAGTAGAGGTAACATTGACACATATGTATTAGAGATGTTAGGGGATAGAGCGGTGATGAAGGCATCTAATTTACCCTTGGAAAATAAGCTGGATTTCATTAAGCTAATTTATGTATTAGTGTATGCTAAAAGTCGATTGGTTCATTATAAAGTGAATAAATTAGAGGAATCTATTGAAATAAAGGGATTTAAGTTCAATGACTTTGAAGTTTGGAGGAAATGAAATGGGTATGACAGAGAAGTACAATCACTTAAATAGTAAGCAAAAGGATGAATTTGCTAGAATTGCAAACAAGCTATTATCCATTGGTTTTTTAACCAAGAAGAAGGAAGATAATAAAAAAGATTATTATTTTATTGAAAATCATAAGGAGATCTTCGCCAACTATTTTGAAATATCCGGTTGGGAGCTGGAGATTGATGATACATATGGTGTGATTCATCTTGTGAATCACCATGATCAAAATAGGCACCATTTTAAGCTTTATGAAAGTATCATTTTGCTGGTATTGAGACTGTTATATTATGAAAAAATGCAGGAGCTGTCCTTGGCTGAAAATATGGTCATCACAGTGGATGATCTTCACCAAAGATTTTTTGCCCTTAAGCTGAGGGACAAGCCATTGGACAAGACCACCCTCAGAAGTGCCCTGCGACTTTTTCGGAAATTCAACTTGATTGATTTAATTGATTCAGATATTAGTCTGGGAGACGCTAGAATGATTATCTACCCCACCATTTTATTGGCTGTCAGGGTCGAGGATATTCGAAAGGTATATGAAAAACTAGATACCTATAGAAGTGGGGAGGTGGTAGAGGATGAAGAAGCTGACGAAGATCAAGTTGATTAATTGGCATTATCTGACCAATGTAACCATTGATATTCATGACAACTGCCTCATAACCGGTGACAATGGTTCAGGAAAATCTACCATTCTCGATGCCATCCAATATGTACTAACGGGAGGTCGGGCAAGGTTTAATAGTGCTGCCCATGAAAAGGCAAAAAGGGATTTGTTGGGCTATGTACGCTGTAAGACAGGGAAAGATACCAATGCCTACGAAAGAAAGGGAGATGTGACAGCCCATGTGGCCCTAGAGTTTTATGAGGAAAGTAAAAAGAGATCCTTTGTTTTGGGGGCTGTCATTGACTCATCCAGCGACCTAAGCAATCCAAAGGTGATTTTTTATCGAATCGTGAACCAAAAGATAGAGGACAAACTATTTCTTAATGGTGCTGTCCCTAAAAATATCAGTCAATTTAAGGTATCGACGAAATCTTTTCAAACAAAAATATTGCCAACCCAAACTGCAGCCAGAGAGGATTTTAATCATTCATTAGGCTCCATTGGGCATCGGTTTTTTGAATTATTACCTAAAGCCTTAGCCTTTAAAGCCATAGAGAATGTCAAAGATTTTGTCTACTCATATATCTTAGATGAGAAAGAAGTCAACATTGATTATTTAAAGGAGAATGTCCGGACCTATATGGATTTTGAAAGGGTTCTTGAAGGAATTAAGCAAAAGCTAGAGCGTTTAGAGGAGATTCAAAAAGAATATGAAGAGGTCTTGCGGGTTGAAGAAAATATCAGAATTCACGATTATATTATTTTAAAATCCCAGAAGGATACGGAGGAAGAAAAGTTAAAGTCAAAAAACATGCTCTTGAGTAAACGTCAGGAGCAGTCCTCAAAGGAAAAGGAAAGTGAAGTTCAGCATATCAATCAGCTAGACCTATTGAAAGAGCGAGAAAGTGACATTCGAAAGAGTCTATTAACCAATGATACCTATCAGTTAATGAGGAGCCTAGAGCATGACATTAAGCTCCTTGAAAACTCAAAACGGGAATTAGACAATGAACAGCAAGGATTCATGACAGCATTGCAGACGGAGCTTGATAGAATGAAGAAAATCCACGGCTTGAATATTGAGATCAAGGGGTTAAAGGATTTTGTAGAACGCAGTCAAACCCTAGACAATCCACCATCTGTAGGGGACTTTTGTGAATCCGCCTTTGTCCTGGAGGAAAGCTTTAATGAAGTCAGTGGACAATTCAACGAAAACTTATTTAAACTGAAATCCAGTAAAGAAGATAAGGAAAAGCAACTTAGGAAAGTCAATGAGGAAATTCAGATATTAGATAGTAAAAAGCTTGTTCATAATAAGGAAGTCATTGCCCTTCAAAGGGTGATCGGCAGTGAATTGGAAAAGCTTGAGGGGAAGCGGATTGAGGCTAAAATTATTTGTGAGTTACTAGAGGTATCAGATCCGATATGGCAGGATGCGGTGGAGGGTTATTTAAACACCCAGCGGTTTAACTTACTTGTGGATCCCCAATATTTTGATGATTCATTACATGCCTATGAGCGGTATAAAAAATCCAATGGCATACATGGGGTGGGCCTCATTAACACCCAACAACTTGAAAAATATCAAGAGTGTGATGAAAACAGTCTAGCGGCGGTGGTCACCTCTAAAAATAAGTATGCAAAGTATTATATTAATATGGTTTTAGGTAAGGTGATACGATGTGACGCTGTTGAGAATTTAAAGAAGTACCAACGATCCATCACCCCAACCTGCATGGTGTATCAAAATCATACCGCCCGTCAAATCAATCCTCAGATTTATAAGAAGCCCTATATTGGTTCTGAAGCCTATAAAAAGCAGCTTGTGTTAAAGGTAGAAGAGCAAAAACAATTAAAAGAAGTGCTCCTGGGATTGGGAGAAGAAATAGAAAAATTGAATGAAATTATGAAACTAATGATAAAACCTAGGTTTGAGTACTTAAGAGAGCACAGTGATGTACAAATCAAGGTGAATCAGAAGCATGAGGAGATAGGAACCAAGCAGGAAGAGTTAAAGCGAATCGATAGAAGTACCATCATGGAATTAGATCTAGAGCTGGAGAGCATTAAAAAGACAATCGATGCAAAGGAGAAGGAACTCAAGACCATTAACGGTCGTGTCATTCGGCTAGATTTCGAAATGGAGCAACTGGAAAAAGAGATCAATCAGTTTGAAGATCGGGTTCATGGCATAGCCAAACAAATCATTAATTATGAAACCCAACACGGAGAAATACTGGATAAGGCCAATGAACGCTATCAGGCTGGACTCAAGCTAAGGAAGCCCTATGATATACACCAGAATTTTACCCGAAGTAGACAGGGATTAGATACAAAGCTCAATAATGCTGAGAACGAATTAATGTACCAGCAAAGGCAATATAATAATGATTATCACTTCGGTGGGGCTGAGGGCAAGGCTGGCATGGAGGATTTTAACCGAGAAAACAAGGTATTAAGGGAAAGTAAGGTCATTGAGTATGAGGAAAAGATCAATGGTGCAAGACAAAAGGCTGAAGAGGAGTTCAAGGAGCATTTCATCTCAAAGCTACAAGAGAATATTGTATCGGCTCAAAATGAATTTAAAAAATTGAATCAAGCATTGAAGGGAATCCAATTTGGGCAAGATGAGTATAAATTTTATTTCAGTGCCAATAAGCAATATGATAAGTTCTATAGGATGATTATGGATGAAAACAACCTAGGAGGAAACACCCTGTTTACAGGGGTCTATCGTCAGAAGCATAAGGAAGCCATGGAAGAATTATTTGAACGAATTACAGTGGATAATGATGAATCTAGAAAGGCCCTAGAGAAGTTTACGGACTATCGAACATTTATGGATTATGATATTAAGATCTATCACAGTGATGGGAGTACCTCTAGCTTTGCCAAGGTCTGTCGTGAAAAAAGTGGTGGTGAGACCCAAACCCCTTATTATGTAGCCATTGCTGCATCCTTTGTACAGCTATATGATAGTGGTATTCACCAGGACAAGCTAGGCATTATTTTATTAGATGAAGCCTTTGATAAAATGGATGAAAATCGTATCGACAGTATGATGTCCTTTTTTAGTAAACTAGACTTGCAGCTGTTGATTGCATCACCCCCACAAAAGATTGAGACAATCGGACCCCATGTGGGGACAACCTTAGTTGTAACGAAGGAAGATAATTTTAGCTGGGTGGAGGCATTTAGAATCGATGAAGAATTATAAAAAGATGATACTCAATCATTTGGTAGATAAATATGAAAAAAGTTCTTTGTACCGTGGGGATAATAAGGTCAATGTAACCATTGGCATGACCATCAATAAAAAAAACCTATCGGATTATTTTAATGAATGGGATTATACATTGAAAAAGGAGATCAATGAACAGGCCTTAAGTCTACAGGAGGAAGCGCTCATTGAAATCCAGTGGAAGAAGTTTCAAGAGGGAAACATCCTAGACAAATTAAAATTGAACATTGAATCACTGGATCGTGTTTATGAAGTATTAAAAAGACAGCCAAAGAGTCAGCTAGAGAATGACGTTGGCACCATTGTCATGGGTTATTGTGATAGAACGGATTGGCTGGGTGATTTTGCAAGGGATATGAAAGAGAAGCTAGTTCAAAAGGGCAGTATTAAAAAATACTTGGACATAGAGGATCGGGTAGAGGTCAAGGATGTATTCATGGCTCTGGATCAAATACGAGCCCAGACCGATGAAATACCCAAGCGGGTTTTCAGTATAAGGGTATTTTCAGATTCCAAACGTTTTGAAAGGGTAGAGTCTAAAGTGGTGAGAATCATGAGGGACTACGGGCCCTATGAAGTGGATATGGATATATTGGCGGAGGAAAATATTATCCAAAATCCTAGCTATGTCTTTCTGAAGGGAAAAGCTGTACTGCTCTGTAATGAAGAAACAATCAATTTAGAAAAGGTGGATGGTGAGATTGGTCTAGGTGCTGGTTTAATTGATAATCTAAGCTTCAAGACAATCGATGCAAAGAGAGTTTTAACCATTGAAAATTTAACAACCTTTCATTGCTATGAACCTAAGGATGAACTGGTGATCTATTTAGGTGGTTATCATAATGCCACAAGACGAAGACTCCTAAAGAAGATCCATGGGTTTAATCCTGATTTAGCCTTTTACCATTGGGGAGACATTGACCTGGGTGGCTTTAGAATTTTAAATCACCTTAGGAATAAGACTGGTATTAATGTGAAGTCTTATCGGATGGATAGAGAGACATTAGAAATGTATAAAAATCATACCAAGAAGATAAAAAGTGAGCAATACAGTGGTGAATTAACAAAACTGTTGGAAAATGAGGAGTATATAGAATTCCATGAAGTGATCAGATATATGATTGAGAATAATATGATATTGGAACAGGAAGCATTGGATATAGGATGATG
Encoded proteins:
- a CDS encoding carboxypeptidase-like regulatory domain-containing protein — encoded protein: MKKIIRIKVKHVLAGIGISLALLLLTYTFIPSIILYMGERYNQNGEPMAAKIYYDRLDRFFPNRAETATALERLAEISDTNSLLMISSAGTGSVQGMTVELSKESQEYYEKLVERFPQTWQGRSAQTQLSKQNIRNLLSKGRVDEAFEIMVSHYETINAIPRTNYYDSSVALGATQILKSQGLYNEALRFSNYLLEERDYSFDQRLYQSMAELHALLGNQEQAEEYYLKLLDLIEEGRQREAEFAQQEGNDAISERSYYDNQREVILRRIASLGDKPLQYGKITGSLTLMDSALASIQFFLQEQNDPSRGVIFGGHYEDSIWSITDSSGNFSFGKLPPGRYSLGFILDLDEVGDVILEGGFFPESTIYIDENQNYHWDFNLVDTLRATSPVDNEKIIGDQVHFKWEPFEGAAYYTLEMGSYSSDGSGWISTIYSDKKFHNNEAILSLEELTYTQTGMSYDSEGPTPSSLFGFAQPGGKYFWGVRAHDKNGSILTSTRGYLRSQNTDFHFEERDLRNGDELILARDYQGAIDAYEEDLSYDPEDAYALAMLGKLYGISFNIQEFSYPHADFNKALDYYERLYALTENPSSLDRIADISYSNLQDYEKTLEVLGFIETNYDLNSWQQSYRVRIQAHHGNYRESLDELLTIDHPHSDLEAALRIINNDFTDLTPRDKNSNDLMKEAWVDALNSYGENYASMDANLRNNLLLRSPLEAIEYIGNGNPPPHQALLKLCLEIIEPSITVDTFQEVKDFDDQYGSLDPELSKMLQRLLMTRIY
- a CDS encoding RNA polymerase sigma factor translates to MHDKEYRELVEGYGDKLFRLAFMIIGDSQMSEDVVQESFLALYRNMDKFRGDSAVTTWLTRVAINNSKNILRRRKIKNIFTTSKIILKDSSPLPEEALEITERQREIRELLLSLPIKYREVLYLYYYQDSKVKEIAEILDISESGIKSRLQRGREHMKKLLLEREAD
- a CDS encoding Wadjet anti-phage system protein JetA family protein, which encodes MKLFEIVPDKFFSILSSKNKEIYSDCLFILFNQYTGNTSFGIDREIVVHVLTDYFEELGEVELFQDEDVTVKSAREEANFIIRKLDECGWIDIETTTSYKQIINLTDYTVMMLETLEKIVKNEQLEYQGYVYTIYSILFGNDNDQYNVILDQVHENTMKLMNGLKTLNANIKKYIGRITEQKTSEEIMKLHFEGYTQDIIDKGYHRLKTSDNVSKFRPKILEKLEIIKRDKAYLERASQQEVDIEKAESLEAAKEKIMGQLNGIIYVFENMDETIGEIDRKNTQYIRASLTRVKYLLNSSKDIEGQINEILKYVVERIESGEIDLKNDRIDEIDSLFRFYPQSFIDNKSLYIATEGKKDFQSQKLDEDQVMRQEERERRINEIKEKKKKSLSRGNIDTYVLEMLGDRAVMKASNLPLENKLDFIKLIYVLVYAKSRLVHYKVNKLEESIEIKGFKFNDFEVWRK
- a CDS encoding DUF4194 domain-containing protein, translated to MGMTEKYNHLNSKQKDEFARIANKLLSIGFLTKKKEDNKKDYYFIENHKEIFANYFEISGWELEIDDTYGVIHLVNHHDQNRHHFKLYESIILLVLRLLYYEKMQELSLAENMVITVDDLHQRFFALKLRDKPLDKTTLRSALRLFRKFNLIDLIDSDISLGDARMIIYPTILLAVRVEDIRKVYEKLDTYRSGEVVEDEEADEDQVD
- a CDS encoding ATP-binding protein — encoded protein: MKKLTKIKLINWHYLTNVTIDIHDNCLITGDNGSGKSTILDAIQYVLTGGRARFNSAAHEKAKRDLLGYVRCKTGKDTNAYERKGDVTAHVALEFYEESKKRSFVLGAVIDSSSDLSNPKVIFYRIVNQKIEDKLFLNGAVPKNISQFKVSTKSFQTKILPTQTAAREDFNHSLGSIGHRFFELLPKALAFKAIENVKDFVYSYILDEKEVNIDYLKENVRTYMDFERVLEGIKQKLERLEEIQKEYEEVLRVEENIRIHDYIILKSQKDTEEEKLKSKNMLLSKRQEQSSKEKESEVQHINQLDLLKERESDIRKSLLTNDTYQLMRSLEHDIKLLENSKRELDNEQQGFMTALQTELDRMKKIHGLNIEIKGLKDFVERSQTLDNPPSVGDFCESAFVLEESFNEVSGQFNENLFKLKSSKEDKEKQLRKVNEEIQILDSKKLVHNKEVIALQRVIGSELEKLEGKRIEAKIICELLEVSDPIWQDAVEGYLNTQRFNLLVDPQYFDDSLHAYERYKKSNGIHGVGLINTQQLEKYQECDENSLAAVVTSKNKYAKYYINMVLGKVIRCDAVENLKKYQRSITPTCMVYQNHTARQINPQIYKKPYIGSEAYKKQLVLKVEEQKQLKEVLLGLGEEIEKLNEIMKLMIKPRFEYLREHSDVQIKVNQKHEEIGTKQEELKRIDRSTIMELDLELESIKKTIDAKEKELKTINGRVIRLDFEMEQLEKEINQFEDRVHGIAKQIINYETQHGEILDKANERYQAGLKLRKPYDIHQNFTRSRQGLDTKLNNAENELMYQQRQYNNDYHFGGAEGKAGMEDFNRENKVLRESKVIEYEEKINGARQKAEEEFKEHFISKLQENIVSAQNEFKKLNQALKGIQFGQDEYKFYFSANKQYDKFYRMIMDENNLGGNTLFTGVYRQKHKEAMEELFERITVDNDESRKALEKFTDYRTFMDYDIKIYHSDGSTSSFAKVCREKSGGETQTPYYVAIAASFVQLYDSGIHQDKLGIILLDEAFDKMDENRIDSMMSFFSKLDLQLLIASPPQKIETIGPHVGTTLVVTKEDNFSWVEAFRIDEEL
- a CDS encoding Wadjet anti-phage system protein JetD domain-containing protein; protein product: MKNYKKMILNHLVDKYEKSSLYRGDNKVNVTIGMTINKKNLSDYFNEWDYTLKKEINEQALSLQEEALIEIQWKKFQEGNILDKLKLNIESLDRVYEVLKRQPKSQLENDVGTIVMGYCDRTDWLGDFARDMKEKLVQKGSIKKYLDIEDRVEVKDVFMALDQIRAQTDEIPKRVFSIRVFSDSKRFERVESKVVRIMRDYGPYEVDMDILAEENIIQNPSYVFLKGKAVLLCNEETINLEKVDGEIGLGAGLIDNLSFKTIDAKRVLTIENLTTFHCYEPKDELVIYLGGYHNATRRRLLKKIHGFNPDLAFYHWGDIDLGGFRILNHLRNKTGINVKSYRMDRETLEMYKNHTKKIKSEQYSGELTKLLENEEYIEFHEVIRYMIENNMILEQEALDIG